From Pseudarthrobacter equi, a single genomic window includes:
- a CDS encoding MFS transporter, whose amino-acid sequence MTTPSQVDTLSGPSTRREERKVLAGTLVGTTIEWYDFFIFAQLTATLLSPLFLAPLNESNPGLAQILSFALIGISFLFRPLGAVVAGHLGDRLGRKAMLVFTLVMMGAATALIGMLPTYAQIGAWAPILLILLRVIQGFSAGGEWGGAALMAVEHAPLNKRGLFGAYPQIGVPVGMILATGLLFFLNSSMSKEDFAAWGWRVPFLLSIVLIVVGYLIRRAVAESPVFQEMALRKKESKAPLGELIRNHKLPVLYSTLIFIGNNAAGYLLIAFFISYATRTLKMPTPQILLATTLASFGWLIFTLAGGWLSDKIGRVKTFLAGYAIVFAWMLPMFALIDTKNIWLYGVALFVLTIGLGLSYGPMSAMYAEMFPANVRYSGISIGYAFGAILGGAFAATIAETLLQSTKWAGSIGIYIMVLCVISAIGVVLAKETKGRPLGVSAHH is encoded by the coding sequence ATGACCACACCTTCCCAGGTGGATACACTCTCCGGTCCCAGCACACGGAGGGAAGAGCGCAAGGTCCTCGCGGGCACGCTCGTCGGCACCACCATCGAGTGGTACGACTTCTTCATCTTTGCCCAGCTGACGGCAACGCTGCTGTCGCCGCTGTTCCTGGCGCCGCTGAACGAGTCAAACCCCGGACTGGCGCAGATCCTGTCCTTCGCCCTGATCGGCATCAGCTTCCTTTTCCGGCCGCTCGGTGCAGTGGTTGCCGGGCACCTGGGTGACAGGCTGGGCCGCAAGGCCATGCTGGTGTTCACGCTGGTCATGATGGGTGCTGCAACGGCCCTCATCGGCATGCTCCCCACCTACGCCCAGATCGGTGCCTGGGCCCCGATCCTGCTGATCCTCCTGCGCGTCATCCAGGGCTTCTCCGCAGGCGGCGAATGGGGCGGCGCAGCCCTGATGGCCGTTGAACATGCACCCCTGAACAAGCGCGGCCTCTTCGGTGCCTACCCGCAGATCGGCGTTCCCGTCGGCATGATCCTGGCCACCGGCCTGCTGTTCTTCCTCAACAGCAGCATGTCCAAGGAAGACTTCGCTGCCTGGGGCTGGCGGGTCCCGTTCCTGCTGTCCATCGTCCTGATCGTGGTGGGTTACCTGATCCGCCGCGCCGTGGCCGAGAGCCCTGTCTTCCAGGAGATGGCATTGCGGAAAAAGGAAAGCAAGGCGCCGCTGGGCGAGCTCATCCGCAACCACAAACTCCCCGTCCTGTACTCCACCCTGATCTTCATCGGCAATAATGCCGCCGGCTACCTGCTGATCGCGTTCTTCATCTCCTACGCCACCAGGACCCTCAAGATGCCCACCCCGCAGATCCTGCTGGCCACCACCCTGGCGTCCTTCGGCTGGCTGATCTTCACCCTGGCGGGCGGCTGGCTCTCCGACAAGATCGGCCGGGTCAAGACGTTCCTTGCCGGCTACGCCATCGTGTTCGCCTGGATGCTTCCCATGTTCGCCCTGATCGACACGAAGAACATCTGGCTCTACGGTGTGGCGCTGTTCGTCCTCACCATCGGACTGGGACTGTCCTACGGGCCCATGTCCGCTATGTACGCCGAAATGTTCCCGGCGAACGTCCGGTACTCCGGTATCTCGATCGGCTACGCGTTCGGCGCCATCCTGGGCGGCGCGTTTGCGGCCACCATTGCTGAAACACTGCTGCAAAGCACCAAGTGGGCCGGGTCCATCGGCATCTACATCATGGTGTTGTGCGTCATCTCGGCCATCGGGGTAGTGCTGGCCAAGGAAACCAAGGGCCGCCCGCTGGGCGTCAGCGCCCACCACTGA
- a CDS encoding amino acid permease, producing MTTKSASVRPERHLGHTMKPRQLTMMGLGSAIGAGLFLGSGAGVQAAGPAVLLSYLVAGTLIILVMWALGEMAAANPNSGAFSVYAERALGRTAGATIGWLWWLQLVVVIAAEALGAAGLLYSVWPVVPVWALALAFMVAFTAINLAGVRNFGEFEFWFAILKVAAIVLFLAVGAALLLGFLPAVTSPGLSNISSDFAPQGLGGVAAALFVVIFAFGGTEIVSVAAAETQDPERSVGRAIRTVVWRILVFYIGSVFVIAAVLPATSESLASPFAGVLDAARIPGAATTITLVAVVALLSALNANLYGASRMAYSLAERGEAPQFLTRLSGASVPMLAVAVSVAFGFVATVLELLFPDKVLPALFQLVGSTCLVVWGSALVSQLILRRRAARDGTPLPLKMKGFPALTVLGLVLLGLIFAVGFSAQESRVQLFSTFALIAGIALACAAGARIQGRRRPSE from the coding sequence ATGACGACGAAGTCCGCATCCGTACGCCCGGAACGCCACCTGGGCCACACCATGAAACCCCGCCAGCTCACCATGATGGGCCTGGGCAGCGCCATCGGCGCCGGGCTGTTCCTCGGCTCCGGAGCCGGGGTGCAGGCTGCCGGCCCCGCCGTCCTGCTGTCCTACCTCGTGGCGGGCACGCTGATCATCCTGGTGATGTGGGCACTGGGTGAGATGGCCGCCGCGAACCCCAACAGCGGCGCCTTCTCCGTGTACGCCGAACGCGCGCTGGGGCGGACCGCCGGCGCCACCATCGGCTGGCTGTGGTGGCTGCAGCTGGTGGTGGTCATCGCCGCCGAGGCCCTTGGCGCCGCCGGGCTCCTGTACTCTGTGTGGCCCGTGGTTCCGGTCTGGGCCCTGGCACTTGCCTTCATGGTGGCGTTCACCGCGATCAACCTCGCCGGGGTGCGGAACTTCGGTGAGTTCGAATTCTGGTTCGCCATCCTCAAGGTGGCCGCGATCGTGCTATTCCTGGCAGTCGGCGCCGCCCTCCTGCTGGGCTTCCTCCCCGCCGTCACGTCGCCGGGACTGTCCAACATCAGCTCCGATTTCGCCCCGCAGGGCCTCGGCGGGGTGGCCGCCGCACTGTTCGTAGTGATCTTTGCGTTCGGCGGCACGGAGATCGTTTCGGTCGCCGCTGCCGAGACCCAGGACCCCGAGCGCAGCGTGGGCAGGGCCATCCGCACGGTGGTCTGGCGCATCCTCGTTTTCTACATCGGCTCCGTGTTCGTCATCGCTGCGGTCCTTCCGGCCACCTCCGAAAGCCTGGCGTCCCCCTTCGCCGGCGTCCTGGACGCCGCCCGGATCCCCGGTGCGGCAACGACGATCACCCTGGTGGCCGTCGTCGCCCTCCTGTCCGCACTCAACGCCAATCTGTACGGCGCCTCCCGGATGGCCTACTCGCTCGCGGAACGCGGCGAAGCCCCGCAGTTCCTGACACGGCTCAGCGGGGCCAGCGTGCCGATGCTGGCCGTGGCCGTATCGGTGGCCTTCGGTTTCGTGGCCACCGTGCTGGAACTGCTCTTCCCGGACAAGGTCCTTCCCGCGCTTTTCCAGCTGGTGGGTTCAACCTGCCTGGTGGTGTGGGGAAGTGCCCTGGTGTCCCAGCTGATCCTGCGGCGCCGCGCCGCACGCGACGGCACACCGCTTCCACTGAAGATGAAGGGTTTCCCCGCCCTGACCGTCCTGGGGCTTGTCCTGCTGGGCCTGATCTTTGCGGTGGGCTTCAGCGCCCAGGAGAGCCGGGTGCAGCTGTTCAGCACGTTTGCGTTGATCGCGGGAATTGCCTTGGCCTGCGCCGCAGGCGCCCGGATCCAGGGCCGCCGCCGCCCGTCCGAGTGA
- the nadA gene encoding quinolinate synthase NadA yields the protein MSSVNTAIQLITREQAENGAARGSTCSPALAKGPWDYDLAEALAGIPAYGPGASSADVAPAATPRQGQLPEEYKRATDAELARRITAAKATLGDRAVILGHFYQRDEVIQYADFVGDSFQLANAALTKPEAEAIIFCGVHFMAETADILSTPEQAVILPNLAAGCSMADMADADSVAECWEQLEEIFGTEPDADGRVPVIPVTYMNSSAALKAFCGEHGGIVCTSSNAKTVLEWAFERGQRVLFFPDQHLGRNTAKALGVPLEQMPMWNPRKDLGGNAEQQLLDSRVILWHGFCSVHKRFSVAQIEQARAEHPGVQVIVHPECPMEVVDAADSAGSTDFIKKAIAAATEPITFAIGTEINMVNRLAAEYPQHTIFCLDPVICPCSTMYRIHPGYLAWVLEELVAGRVVNRITVADAVQANARTALERMLAARP from the coding sequence ATGAGCAGCGTCAACACAGCCATCCAGCTGATCACGCGCGAGCAGGCTGAAAATGGTGCTGCCCGCGGCAGCACCTGCAGCCCTGCCCTTGCCAAGGGGCCGTGGGACTACGACCTCGCCGAAGCCCTGGCCGGCATCCCCGCCTACGGTCCCGGTGCCTCCAGCGCGGACGTTGCCCCGGCGGCAACCCCCCGGCAGGGCCAGTTGCCGGAGGAGTACAAGCGCGCCACTGACGCGGAGCTCGCCCGGCGGATCACCGCGGCCAAAGCCACCCTGGGCGACCGGGCTGTCATCCTGGGCCACTTCTACCAGCGGGATGAAGTCATCCAGTACGCGGACTTCGTGGGTGACTCCTTCCAGCTCGCCAACGCCGCCCTCACCAAGCCGGAGGCTGAAGCCATCATCTTCTGCGGCGTGCACTTCATGGCGGAGACGGCGGACATCCTGTCCACGCCGGAACAGGCCGTGATCCTGCCCAACCTGGCCGCCGGCTGCTCCATGGCGGACATGGCCGACGCCGATTCCGTAGCGGAGTGCTGGGAGCAGCTTGAGGAGATCTTCGGAACCGAGCCCGACGCCGACGGCAGGGTTCCGGTCATCCCCGTCACTTACATGAACTCCTCCGCAGCCCTCAAGGCTTTCTGCGGCGAGCACGGCGGCATCGTCTGCACGTCCTCGAATGCGAAGACGGTCCTGGAATGGGCCTTCGAGCGGGGCCAGCGGGTGCTCTTCTTCCCGGACCAGCACCTGGGGCGCAACACCGCCAAGGCCCTGGGCGTTCCCCTGGAGCAGATGCCCATGTGGAACCCGCGCAAGGACCTGGGCGGCAACGCAGAACAGCAGCTGCTGGACTCCAGGGTCATCCTGTGGCACGGGTTCTGCTCCGTGCACAAGCGTTTCAGCGTGGCCCAGATCGAGCAGGCCCGGGCAGAGCACCCGGGTGTCCAGGTCATCGTCCACCCCGAATGCCCCATGGAAGTGGTGGACGCCGCCGACTCCGCTGGTTCCACCGACTTCATCAAGAAGGCCATTGCCGCCGCCACCGAGCCCATCACGTTCGCCATCGGCACCGAAATCAACATGGTGAACAGGCTCGCCGCCGAATACCCGCAGCACACCATCTTCTGCCTGGACCCGGTGATCTGCCCCTGCTCCACCATGTACCGGATCCACCCCGGCTACCTGGCCTGGGTCCTGGAGGAACTGGTGGCCGGACGGGTGGTCAACCGCATCACCGTTGCCGACGCCGTCCAGGCCAACGCCCGCACAGCCCTTGAGCGCATGCTCGCCGCGAGGCCCTGA
- a CDS encoding alpha/beta fold hydrolase → MSGRHTGQQHAHTVEGTDPQLFVAVHDPADDAGLRPVLLLHGFSSSGKLNWEDTGWVGALLEAGRRVITVDLPGHGRSGAPEDRDSYSPSRIRADLLQTAFDAGVRPLQDGDPSSGLDLVGYSLGSRLAWEFASTQPEIVHRLVLGGPNISDPLAEFDLTAAQDYLADGTPIADGSTAQLLKMALLLPTNNIFALLTLVEAIKAEPYDPAEAVPHVPMLLVAGDQDERIGSLPKLAELANSTGGMAEQLVLSGRNHTNAVTSRAFKQAAIAFLAV, encoded by the coding sequence ATGAGCGGCAGGCACACCGGCCAACAGCATGCGCACACTGTGGAGGGCACGGACCCCCAACTGTTCGTGGCGGTGCATGACCCCGCTGACGATGCCGGGTTGCGGCCGGTCCTGCTGCTGCACGGCTTCTCCTCCTCGGGGAAACTCAACTGGGAAGACACCGGCTGGGTGGGCGCCCTCCTGGAGGCGGGCCGCCGCGTGATCACGGTGGACCTGCCCGGCCACGGCCGCAGCGGCGCGCCGGAGGACCGTGATTCGTACTCCCCCAGCCGCATCCGCGCCGATCTGCTGCAGACAGCGTTCGACGCCGGCGTCCGGCCACTGCAGGACGGCGATCCTTCCAGCGGGCTCGACCTCGTCGGCTACTCCCTGGGATCGCGGCTGGCGTGGGAGTTTGCCTCCACCCAGCCCGAGATCGTCCACCGCCTGGTGCTTGGCGGACCCAACATCTCCGATCCGCTGGCCGAGTTCGACCTGACGGCCGCCCAGGATTACCTGGCCGACGGCACGCCGATCGCCGACGGGTCCACCGCGCAACTGCTGAAGATGGCGCTGCTGCTGCCCACCAACAACATCTTTGCGTTGCTCACCCTTGTCGAGGCCATCAAGGCCGAGCCCTATGACCCCGCCGAAGCGGTCCCCCACGTGCCAATGCTCCTGGTGGCCGGCGACCAGGATGAACGGATCGGCAGCCTCCCCAAGCTCGCCGAGCTGGCCAACAGTACCGGGGGCATGGCTGAACAGCTCGTCCTGTCGGGCCGGAACCATACCAATGCCGTCACCAGCAGGGCCTTCAAACAGGCGGCTATCGCCTTCCTGGCGGTCTGA
- a CDS encoding NUDIX hydrolase produces MFSSSANVSERQAAPPSLAISTVIFALRPSETSGRPTLWLPLVRRIREPFKGLWALPGGPLSHDASLQDAASRNLRDTTGLAPSYLEQLYAFGGLHRSPSQRVVSIVYWALVQPTEAALADESENVRWFRADRLGELAFDHNAIVDYALWRLRNKLAYGSVAYHLLGEYFTLAQVREVYEAVLDRQLDPANFRRQLKATPEIEETGEYLQGGKHRPPRLYRYTGRPGLDPDNRSTP; encoded by the coding sequence ATGTTCTCCAGTTCGGCAAACGTCTCCGAACGCCAGGCCGCGCCGCCGTCGCTGGCAATCTCGACAGTCATTTTCGCGCTCCGCCCGAGTGAGACCTCCGGGCGGCCCACCCTGTGGCTGCCGCTGGTCAGGCGCATCCGTGAGCCCTTCAAGGGCCTGTGGGCGCTTCCCGGCGGCCCGCTGTCGCATGACGCGTCGCTGCAGGACGCAGCGTCGCGGAACCTCCGGGACACCACCGGGCTGGCACCGAGCTACCTCGAGCAGCTGTACGCCTTCGGCGGGCTGCACCGGTCACCCTCCCAGCGCGTGGTGTCCATCGTGTACTGGGCCCTGGTCCAGCCCACGGAAGCGGCGCTCGCTGACGAATCCGAGAACGTCAGGTGGTTCCGGGCGGACCGGCTGGGCGAGCTCGCCTTCGACCACAACGCGATCGTGGACTACGCCCTCTGGCGGCTGCGCAACAAACTCGCCTACGGCTCAGTGGCCTACCACCTGCTCGGCGAATACTTCACCCTGGCACAGGTCCGCGAAGTCTATGAGGCAGTCCTGGACCGCCAGCTGGACCCGGCCAACTTCCGCCGCCAGCTCAAGGCAACACCGGAAATCGAAGAAACCGGCGAATACCTGCAGGGTGGCAAGCACCGCCCGCCACGCCTCTACCGCTACACCGGCCGCCCCGGCCTCGACCCAGACAACAGGAGCACACCATGA
- a CDS encoding MFS transporter: protein MTSHSPSPTSPSTAPPSPVSTEPGSPSQPTAATGVPQPARTGRFARLPLLAGRSFIPLGLFARLPLAMLTVGTLTMVTSVSGSYAAGGTAAGAVGIGSALGAPVLGALADRRGQRPVLLTAAIINTVAVLALILAATSTVTSGGLFGAVIAAALISGASSPQVGPLARVRWMALASHGPASQQAADLDTALSYESTADEVTFVLGPALVGILASLVAPWLPLVLAAAMTATLVPAFAAHPTHRAVRPAPRKAATGKPAARAGRLPAAVALPVAAMVCMGTFFGSTQAALSSFSAPIAGPEIAGLLYAAVGLSSAAAALSVAYWPRTFTLPRRWIVSAGLMALLSLLLLLPDSLAAMVAVLLILGIPVGPVMVTVFTAGGVLAPAGRLGTVMTALASGIVAGTALGSAIGGYLAEAGGHHLAFLVPIAASMLLALLGAAAAVVLGKRGTGSRG, encoded by the coding sequence TTGACTTCACACAGCCCTTCTCCCACGTCGCCGTCCACCGCGCCGCCGTCCCCGGTATCAACCGAACCCGGATCCCCGTCGCAACCAACAGCGGCCACGGGCGTTCCCCAACCGGCCAGGACCGGCCGGTTTGCCCGGCTTCCCCTGCTGGCCGGCCGCAGCTTCATTCCCCTTGGCCTTTTTGCCCGGCTTCCGCTCGCCATGCTGACGGTGGGAACCCTCACCATGGTCACGTCCGTCAGCGGGTCCTACGCCGCGGGCGGCACGGCTGCCGGGGCTGTAGGCATCGGCTCGGCCCTTGGCGCACCGGTGCTCGGTGCGCTCGCCGACAGGCGGGGGCAGCGGCCCGTCCTGCTGACCGCGGCGATCATCAACACCGTGGCGGTCCTGGCCCTCATTCTGGCGGCCACGTCGACTGTAACCTCCGGCGGACTGTTTGGAGCCGTCATCGCGGCGGCGCTTATTTCCGGCGCGAGTTCCCCGCAGGTGGGCCCCCTGGCCCGGGTGCGCTGGATGGCACTCGCATCGCATGGCCCGGCGTCACAGCAGGCCGCGGACCTGGACACGGCGCTGTCCTACGAGAGCACCGCCGACGAAGTGACGTTCGTCCTGGGCCCGGCCCTGGTGGGAATCCTGGCCAGCCTCGTGGCCCCGTGGCTGCCCCTCGTCCTGGCCGCCGCCATGACTGCAACCCTGGTACCTGCGTTCGCGGCCCACCCGACCCACCGGGCAGTGCGGCCCGCCCCGCGTAAGGCAGCAACCGGGAAGCCGGCGGCCCGGGCCGGAAGGCTGCCGGCCGCCGTCGCCCTCCCTGTCGCCGCCATGGTCTGCATGGGAACGTTCTTCGGCTCGACGCAGGCAGCCCTCAGCTCGTTCTCCGCGCCCATCGCAGGGCCGGAAATTGCAGGACTGCTGTACGCGGCCGTGGGTTTGAGCTCCGCCGCCGCGGCACTCTCGGTGGCCTACTGGCCGCGTACGTTCACCCTGCCCCGGCGATGGATTGTGTCCGCCGGGCTGATGGCGCTCCTGTCACTGCTCCTGCTGTTGCCGGATTCGCTGGCCGCCATGGTGGCTGTGCTGCTGATCCTGGGGATCCCGGTGGGCCCGGTCATGGTGACCGTCTTTACGGCAGGCGGCGTCCTGGCGCCGGCCGGCCGGCTGGGAACGGTCATGACCGCCTTGGCCAGCGGCATCGTGGCCGGCACGGCACTGGGTTCAGCCATCGGTGGTTACCTGGCAGAAGCGGGCGGCCATCACCTTGCGTTCCTGGTCCCCATCGCAGCGTCCATGCTGTTGGCACTGCTGGGCGCCGCTGCCGCCGTCGTGCTTGGAAAGCGCGGAACCGGCAGCCGCGGCTGA
- a CDS encoding IclR family transcriptional regulator: MTSTAAAPAGPAAQASPSQTLSRGIRALEILAAAPGPLTIAELADAMGVHRSVAYRILRTLEDHSLLVRDDAGKVQPGPGLAVLARGVSRNLQSAALPELTYLANSLDMTAFIAVWDHHDCITLVTVEPRHSGATVAQHPGTRHPINAGAPGIAIQSAFTGAEWDRLDTGVAYRQEAGEARRLGYSASHDEVIAGVSSLAAPIKVPGGRPAALAVVYIRSAHDPEAVGAALAGSAARIQEQLA; the protein is encoded by the coding sequence ATGACCTCCACCGCAGCCGCCCCGGCAGGACCGGCAGCCCAAGCTTCGCCCTCCCAGACTCTCTCGCGCGGTATTCGCGCCCTTGAGATCCTGGCAGCTGCGCCCGGCCCGCTGACCATCGCCGAACTGGCCGATGCCATGGGCGTCCACCGGTCCGTGGCGTACCGGATCCTGCGCACACTTGAGGACCACTCACTGCTGGTGCGGGACGACGCCGGAAAAGTACAGCCAGGCCCCGGCCTTGCCGTCCTGGCACGCGGAGTCTCGCGAAACCTCCAGTCGGCCGCCCTCCCCGAGCTCACCTACCTCGCAAACAGCTTGGACATGACTGCTTTCATCGCGGTCTGGGACCATCATGACTGCATCACGCTGGTCACCGTCGAGCCGCGGCATTCGGGGGCCACAGTGGCCCAGCACCCCGGCACGAGGCATCCCATCAACGCCGGGGCACCGGGCATCGCCATCCAGTCAGCGTTCACCGGGGCCGAATGGGACCGGCTGGACACCGGCGTGGCCTACCGGCAGGAGGCCGGCGAGGCCCGCCGGCTGGGATACTCGGCAAGCCACGACGAGGTCATCGCAGGGGTTTCCTCCCTGGCTGCCCCCATCAAGGTGCCGGGCGGCCGGCCCGCCGCCCTGGCCGTCGTCTACATCCGTTCCGCCCACGACCCCGAGGCCGTGGGCGCCGCGCTGGCGGGGAGCGCGGCGAGGATCCAGGAACAGTTGGCCTGA
- a CDS encoding phosphoribosyltransferase: protein MGTRFEDRTEAGERLAAALTQFRERPGAVVLGLARGGIPVAAAVAKALYLPLGTILVRKLGIPGHEETAYGALAWARGRTVRLVNKPLVDRVLEHGVRREWLDEVEERERAELQRRVGLYPGTSIDLAGKTVLLVDDGLATGATMRAAVEAVRESGAAVVVAAAPVGSIEAEASVERVCDAVICLHLPGKFRAVGSFYRHFEQLSDDAAIHYLRN, encoded by the coding sequence ATGGGTACGCGATTCGAAGACCGAACCGAGGCAGGCGAGCGCCTCGCCGCCGCTCTGACCCAATTCAGGGAGCGGCCCGGTGCCGTTGTCCTGGGCCTGGCCCGCGGCGGGATACCGGTAGCAGCGGCCGTGGCCAAGGCACTCTACCTTCCGCTGGGGACCATCCTGGTCCGCAAGCTGGGCATTCCGGGCCACGAGGAAACGGCATATGGAGCACTGGCGTGGGCCCGCGGCCGCACCGTCAGGCTGGTCAACAAGCCGCTGGTGGACCGTGTGCTGGAGCACGGCGTCCGGCGCGAATGGCTGGACGAGGTGGAAGAACGCGAGCGTGCCGAGCTGCAACGCCGGGTGGGCCTCTACCCCGGAACGTCCATTGACCTGGCCGGGAAGACCGTGCTGCTGGTGGATGACGGCCTGGCCACCGGCGCCACCATGCGGGCAGCCGTGGAAGCGGTCCGCGAGAGTGGCGCTGCCGTTGTGGTGGCCGCCGCTCCGGTGGGTTCGATCGAGGCCGAGGCGTCAGTGGAGCGCGTTTGCGATGCCGTGATCTGCCTGCACCTGCCGGGCAAGTTCCGGGCGGTGGGCAGTTTCTACCGGCACTTCGAACAGCTGTCCGACGACGCCGCCATCCACTACCTCAGGAATTAG